Proteins co-encoded in one Elusimicrobiota bacterium genomic window:
- a CDS encoding Rrf2 family transcriptional regulator yields the protein MKISSAQEYGLRCILQVAVAKGRPVDIGAVAQAEGLSTAYVGKLMFLLRKAKLLKSLRGPKGGYVLSAAPKEITMSLVMAALATHPKNDLEVCRQFPGEKKECVHMSGVCSIRSVWHAIYQEIWRVLNSVTLEDLLNKTSITMNTDVMAALKASSAMSPGNAPGAGDNSKQEGKELNHDLA from the coding sequence ATGAAAATCAGCTCCGCGCAAGAATACGGGTTGCGCTGTATCTTACAAGTCGCCGTGGCCAAGGGGCGCCCCGTGGACATCGGAGCCGTCGCTCAAGCAGAAGGGCTGTCAACGGCTTATGTCGGAAAACTGATGTTTTTACTACGCAAAGCCAAGTTGCTCAAAAGCTTGCGAGGTCCCAAAGGCGGCTACGTCTTATCCGCCGCTCCGAAAGAAATCACCATGTCCTTGGTCATGGCTGCTTTGGCGACCCATCCTAAAAACGATCTGGAGGTCTGCCGTCAATTCCCCGGAGAAAAAAAAGAATGCGTTCATATGAGCGGCGTCTGCAGCATCAGGAGCGTCTGGCATGCCATTTATCAGGAAATCTGGCGAGTTTTAAACAGCGTCACATTGGAAGATCTTTTAAATAAAACATCGATAACCATGAATACCGACGTCATGGCGGCTCTCAAGGCTTCGTCGGCCATGTCGCCGGGAAACGCCCCGGGCGCTGGGGATAATTCTAAACAAGAAGGAAAGGAGTTAAATCATGACCTTGCTTGA
- the sufB gene encoding Fe-S cluster assembly protein SufB, giving the protein MAKKASIDIGSEYLEKYGFSVPEKHTFQSKKGLSKTIVEEISHIKEEPEWMKKIRLEALDIFFKKPMPAWTDSEALSRINFDDIYYYLRSSDKTAESWDDVPQDVKKTFDRLGIPEAEKKFLAGVTSQFDSEAVYHSIQETLTKKGVIFLDMDSGLKQYPDIVKQYFGSVIPSADNKFAALNTAVWSGGSFIYVPRGVKVDLPLQAYFRINAKNAGQFERTLIIADEGSDIHYIEGCTAPSYTTNSLHSAVVELIALPGSTIRYTTIQNWSKNVFNLVTKRAVAHEGATVRWIDANLGSGLTIKFPCVYLVGPKAHGEILSVAFAGSGQHQDTGGKIYHAAPDTTSTITSKSVSKDGGRSSYRGLLKVHKGAKNAKSAVRCDALLMDPESRSDTYPTMEVEERSASIAHEATVAKIGEEQLFYLMSRGLDEKAAMTMIVNGFMEPFIKTLPLEYAVEMNRLIELEMEGAVG; this is encoded by the coding sequence ATGGCAAAAAAAGCGAGCATCGATATCGGGAGCGAATACCTGGAAAAATACGGATTTTCCGTTCCCGAAAAGCACACCTTCCAATCAAAAAAAGGACTTTCGAAAACAATCGTTGAAGAGATCTCTCACATTAAAGAAGAGCCGGAGTGGATGAAGAAAATCCGGCTTGAAGCCTTGGATATTTTCTTTAAAAAACCGATGCCTGCTTGGACCGACAGCGAAGCCTTGTCGAGAATTAATTTTGACGATATCTACTACTACCTGCGAAGCTCCGACAAAACGGCGGAATCCTGGGATGACGTGCCCCAAGACGTTAAAAAAACTTTCGACCGCTTAGGCATACCCGAGGCGGAAAAAAAATTCCTGGCCGGCGTCACCAGCCAATTTGACAGCGAAGCGGTGTATCACTCAATTCAAGAAACCCTGACCAAGAAAGGGGTTATTTTCCTTGACATGGACTCGGGCTTAAAACAATACCCCGATATCGTTAAACAATATTTCGGCTCCGTCATCCCTTCAGCCGACAACAAATTTGCGGCTTTAAATACCGCCGTTTGGTCGGGCGGCTCTTTCATCTACGTACCCAGAGGGGTCAAAGTAGATCTGCCCTTGCAGGCGTACTTTAGAATTAACGCTAAAAACGCCGGGCAATTCGAGCGTACGCTTATTATCGCGGATGAGGGTTCCGACATTCACTATATCGAAGGTTGCACGGCGCCCTCTTATACCACCAACTCTCTACACTCGGCTGTTGTGGAGCTGATCGCCTTGCCTGGCTCGACCATCCGCTACACCACGATTCAAAATTGGTCCAAGAATGTTTTTAACTTGGTCACCAAACGCGCTGTCGCTCATGAGGGTGCGACTGTGCGCTGGATTGACGCTAATTTGGGCAGCGGCTTAACGATTAAATTCCCCTGCGTTTACTTGGTCGGCCCCAAAGCCCACGGTGAAATCCTGTCGGTGGCCTTTGCCGGCTCCGGCCAACACCAAGATACGGGCGGAAAAATCTATCACGCAGCGCCCGATACGACATCCACCATCACTTCAAAATCGGTCTCCAAAGACGGCGGCCGCAGTTCTTACCGCGGGCTTTTGAAAGTTCACAAGGGAGCCAAAAACGCCAAGTCAGCGGTGCGCTGCGATGCTCTATTAATGGATCCTGAGAGCCGTTCGGATACTTACCCTACGATGGAAGTCGAAGAACGCTCCGCTTCTATCGCTCACGAAGCCACCGTCGCCAAAATCGGCGAAGAGCAGCTTTTTTACCTGATGAGCCGGGGGCTTGATGAGAAAGCGGCCATGACCATGATCGTTAACGGGTTCATGGAGCCTTTTATTAAAACCTTGCCGCTTGAATACGCGGTTGAAATGAACCGGCTCATCGAACTTGAAATGGAAGGAGCGGTTGGCTGA
- a CDS encoding fused MFS/spermidine synthase: MRKKSNIRELLLACSFLSGWAALTYEILWVRLFSLIFGHTTFAVSTVLAAFMAGLALGSFWGGRWADQPFRLRFLPKSFLSGRSLLQAYAITEIGLAFLGVLSGPMIRMVESALNYLGIGQWMFWYQSLGWFVVLFALLLPATFLMGVTLPLVVVWAKKTAHRASENMSSFYGANTAGAALGTLLAGLVLPPYLGIAWSLRFAAFLNVLAAGIAWRSYQMEKSMPAEGDDSASAPEDVLENAPRPGYARVCVIVGLSGFAALLFEVGWTRALALVLGSSIYAFTIMLFTFLLGLALGSAAFQWMSKRRFVNLAGLGWVQYGIAGFSLASIVVLGYLPYLFVHIYPILSKSFYFLEGGHFICCALVMIMPTFLMGLSLPWALAVVETSGREGSRLGGLYAANTIGSILGSVLAGFLLIPSIGVERTLLLGLGVNALAFLAASFHYSRRRLIGTWAPVGALGLLAGLFAVAPRWNKTIMSSGMFVYAEDYDHKISFRELVDTLEEDRLLFYKDGISATIAVFEEPSGNRYLRTNGKTDASSRRDMETQLMVGYLPLFLHPNPAKALVIGFGSGTSAGAVVQGAAMERVDQIEIESAVLAAAPYFRKENNNVLLNPKMRFHLTDARHWLASTEERYDVIVSEPSNPWIAGVANLYSIEAFGLARRALAPGGIFCQWFHSYSMSEKDFKMVLATFLNVFPNAQLFNIRDVDFLIVGANGDWDIDYERISRALAATPAAVASLTPLGLNQPYPFLMEDFMLANDDLRAYIGGRVDLNTDDRPILEFSAPKSLYMTGEQRKINRNLASAKMQRYPDGFKNFTRLAPGKKAGSRNRSRR, from the coding sequence ATGAGGAAAAAATCGAATATTCGCGAGCTTTTGCTGGCGTGCTCTTTCCTTTCCGGCTGGGCGGCGCTGACGTATGAGATTTTATGGGTCCGGCTTTTTTCATTGATTTTCGGGCATACCACCTTTGCCGTATCCACAGTTTTGGCCGCGTTTATGGCCGGTCTGGCGTTGGGCAGTTTTTGGGGCGGCCGCTGGGCGGACCAACCGTTTCGTTTGCGGTTTTTGCCGAAAAGTTTTTTGTCCGGGCGGTCTCTCCTGCAAGCCTATGCCATCACCGAGATCGGGCTTGCGTTTCTGGGCGTTTTATCCGGGCCCATGATCCGCATGGTGGAATCCGCGCTTAATTATTTGGGCATCGGGCAATGGATGTTCTGGTATCAAAGCCTGGGGTGGTTCGTGGTTTTGTTCGCGTTGCTTTTGCCGGCTACTTTTTTAATGGGCGTGACCCTTCCCCTGGTCGTGGTTTGGGCCAAAAAAACGGCCCACCGGGCTTCGGAAAACATGTCCTCTTTTTACGGGGCCAATACGGCGGGGGCTGCTTTGGGCACATTATTAGCCGGTTTGGTTTTGCCGCCGTATTTAGGCATTGCTTGGTCGCTTCGTTTCGCCGCTTTTCTTAATGTGCTGGCTGCAGGCATTGCCTGGCGTTCGTATCAAATGGAGAAGAGCATGCCTGCGGAGGGGGACGATTCCGCGTCTGCTCCTGAGGACGTTTTGGAAAATGCTCCGCGGCCGGGTTATGCCAGGGTCTGCGTGATTGTCGGGTTATCCGGTTTTGCGGCCTTGCTTTTTGAGGTGGGCTGGACCCGGGCCTTGGCCTTGGTTCTAGGGTCGTCGATCTATGCTTTTACCATCATGCTGTTTACATTTCTTCTTGGGTTGGCTTTGGGCAGCGCGGCTTTCCAGTGGATGTCCAAGCGGCGTTTCGTGAATTTAGCCGGTTTAGGCTGGGTTCAATATGGGATTGCCGGCTTTTCCTTGGCCTCGATCGTTGTGTTGGGTTATTTGCCTTATCTTTTCGTGCATATTTATCCGATTTTGTCCAAATCTTTTTATTTTTTGGAAGGCGGGCATTTCATTTGTTGCGCCCTGGTCATGATTATGCCCACATTTTTAATGGGTTTGTCTTTGCCTTGGGCCTTGGCCGTGGTGGAGACCAGCGGGCGCGAGGGGTCCCGATTGGGCGGCCTTTACGCAGCCAACACGATTGGATCGATTCTGGGTTCCGTGTTGGCGGGATTTTTGCTGATTCCTTCAATCGGCGTTGAGCGCACGCTATTGTTGGGGCTGGGCGTCAACGCCCTTGCTTTTTTGGCGGCTTCGTTTCATTACTCGAGGCGCCGTCTGATCGGAACATGGGCGCCGGTCGGCGCCTTGGGGCTGCTGGCGGGGTTGTTTGCCGTGGCGCCGCGATGGAATAAAACGATCATGAGTTCCGGCATGTTTGTTTATGCCGAAGATTACGACCATAAAATTTCCTTTCGCGAACTTGTCGATACCCTAGAGGAGGACCGGCTTCTCTTCTATAAGGATGGAATATCCGCGACGATCGCTGTTTTTGAGGAGCCGTCGGGCAATCGGTATTTGCGGACCAACGGCAAAACCGACGCTTCGTCGCGCCGCGACATGGAGACCCAGCTCATGGTCGGCTATTTGCCCCTTTTTCTCCACCCCAATCCCGCGAAAGCGCTGGTCATCGGTTTCGGCAGCGGCACCAGCGCCGGCGCGGTGGTTCAAGGGGCGGCGATGGAGCGCGTTGATCAGATTGAGATTGAATCGGCCGTGTTGGCCGCGGCGCCGTATTTTCGCAAAGAAAACAATAATGTTTTGCTCAATCCAAAAATGCGGTTTCATTTGACGGACGCCCGGCATTGGCTGGCCTCCACCGAAGAGCGTTACGACGTGATTGTCTCGGAACCGTCGAATCCTTGGATCGCGGGTGTGGCAAATCTCTACAGCATCGAAGCATTTGGATTGGCGAGGCGGGCCTTGGCGCCGGGGGGCATTTTCTGCCAGTGGTTCCACAGCTATTCCATGAGCGAAAAAGACTTCAAAATGGTGCTGGCTACGTTTTTGAATGTTTTTCCCAATGCCCAGCTTTTTAATATTCGGGATGTGGATTTTTTGATCGTGGGCGCCAACGGCGATTGGGATATCGATTATGAACGTATCAGCCGGGCGCTGGCCGCAACCCCGGCGGCGGTCGCCAGTTTAACCCCCCTGGGGCTCAATCAGCCGTATCCTTTTTTGATGGAGGATTTCATGCTGGCCAACGATGATTTGCGCGCTTATATCGGAGGGCGCGTCGATTTAAATACCGACGACCGGCCGATTCTTGAATTTTCAGCGCCGAAGAGTCTTTATATGACCGGTGAGCAGAGAAAAATCAACAGGAATTTAGCTTCGGCGAAAATGCAGCGATACCCGGACGGTTTCAAGAATTTTACGCGGTTGGCCCCAGGAAAAAAAGCAGGGTCTAGAAATCGCTCTCGGCGATAA
- the sufC gene encoding Fe-S cluster assembly ATPase SufC, giving the protein MTLLEVKDLWVNVDGKEILKGLNLTVEEGQIHALMGPNGSGKSTLAFVVAGHPKYTVTRGRIIFKGEDLLNLKPNERAAKGVFLAFQYPVAVPGVTVANFLRHSLKALGREAELKDFRKIVKTRLADLKIEEAFMSRAVNDGFSGGEKKRLEVLQLSILKPRLALLDETDSGLDIDALKVVAGGIEQFARAPGVGMIMITHYQRLLDFVRPHFVHVLVDGAVAASGGPDLVETLEREGYEKFQKTPVKA; this is encoded by the coding sequence ATGACCTTGCTTGAAGTTAAGGACTTGTGGGTCAATGTTGACGGAAAAGAAATTTTAAAAGGGTTGAATCTGACCGTTGAGGAAGGACAAATTCATGCGCTGATGGGCCCCAATGGTTCGGGGAAATCAACCCTGGCTTTTGTCGTTGCCGGACACCCTAAATACACGGTGACGCGCGGCCGAATCATTTTCAAAGGCGAAGATTTGCTGAACCTCAAACCAAATGAACGGGCGGCCAAAGGCGTTTTTCTCGCCTTTCAATACCCCGTAGCCGTGCCCGGGGTGACCGTGGCCAATTTTCTGCGCCACTCATTGAAGGCTCTGGGCCGGGAAGCCGAGCTTAAGGATTTTCGCAAAATCGTCAAAACCAGATTGGCCGATTTAAAAATCGAGGAAGCGTTCATGTCCCGGGCCGTCAACGACGGATTCTCGGGCGGTGAAAAAAAACGCCTTGAAGTGCTCCAACTGTCGATCTTGAAGCCCCGCTTGGCCCTACTGGATGAAACCGACTCGGGTTTGGATATCGACGCCTTGAAAGTTGTGGCCGGCGGCATCGAACAATTCGCCCGGGCCCCCGGCGTCGGCATGATTATGATCACCCACTACCAGCGCTTGCTGGATTTTGTGCGGCCGCATTTCGTGCATGTGCTCGTCGACGGCGCGGTGGCGGCCAGCGGCGGACCGGACTTGGTCGAAACGTTGGAGAGGGAAGGCTATGAAAAATTTCAAAAAACGCCGGTGAAGGCCTAG